In Blastococcus saxobsidens DD2, the genomic stretch CCGGGTGGACCCGGGAGGCGAGCCGGGAGAGGACTACGACGCCTTCATCGGCAGCGATTTCGAGGAGGCGGGCCGGCTCTGGGGTGAATGGATCAAGGAAGTCCTCCCAGAGGGAGGCAACGTCCTCTTCCTCGGTGGCCCTCCCGGGAACAGCCAGAGCCTGGCCGAGGCAGAAGGCCTCCACGAGGTGCTGGACCCGACGGGCAAGTACACGTTCATCGGCGAGCAGCCGTTCGAGGTGACCAACTGGGACCCTGCAGAGACGCAGCAGGTGCTGACCTCCGCGATCGCGCAGAATCCGGAGATCGACGTGATCGTCTCCGACTTCGGCCCCTCGCTGGTCGGCGCGCTCCCCGTGTTCGAACGGAGCGGTCGGTCCATTCCGGCCATCGCGACATCGGACGGCAACGCCCTCGCGTGCTTCTGGGAGGAGAACCAGGAGGCCAACCCCGACTTCGAGCTCTTCACCGTCTCCACGCAGAACGACCACTCGCGGCTGGCCATCCAGCACGCCGTCGCCCGTGCGACGGGCGGAGAGGTGCCGGCGGATGACGTCTATCCGTCCACGGCCTTCGAGAACTCGCTCACCGGCAGCCCCAACCCGGTGACCTGCGAGCCGGAGCTGCCGGGCGACATCTACCTGTCTGCGGAGATGCCGGCCGAGGAGCAGGCAGACGTCATCGAATGACCCGAAACGGCCCGGTGCACCGGTCGCGGAATCCGCGTCGCCGGTGCACCGGCCGGGCTGGACTCCACCCCCTCGACCCCGAAGGACCCCTGGTGACAGAGCAGAAGGAGCAGGCGCCTGTCGCGCTGGCGCGGCCGACGATGATCCTTTCCGGGATCTCGAAAAGCTACGGCGCCGTCTCCGCCCTCAGCGACGTCTCGATCGAGCTCCTGCCGGGAGAGGTCCACGCGCTCCTCGGCGAGAACGGCGCGGGGAAGTCCACGCTCATGGGCGTGGCCTCCGGTACGACCCAGCCCGACACGGGGACGGTCGAGGTGGGCGGCGATGTGATCTCCGCCCTCGACCCGGCGATGGCCGGCCGGCTCGGCATCGCGATCGTCCACCAGCACCCAGCCGTGCTACCCGATCTCACGGTTGCGGAGAACATCCGGGTCGCCGTCCCGCGAGAACACCTGCAGTTCGCCGGGGACGAGGCGTCGGCAATGAGGCAGCTGCTCTCCGACGTGGGGTCCACCGCTCACCTGGAGGACCGCGTCGCCGGTCTGAGCGTCGCGCAGAAGCACCTGCTCGAGCTCGCCAAGGCGCTCGCCCTGCGTCCGAAGCTGCTGATCCTCGACGAGCCGACCGCCCCGCTCGGTCAGGATGCGGTCGACCTGCTCTTCGACCGGGTCCGGACCGCTGCGCGGTCGGGCACGGCGGTCGTCTACATCACCCACCGTCTGGCCGAGGTCCGGGAGCTGGCCGATCGGGTGACTGTGCTCCGGGACGGCCGCAACCGCGGAACGGTCGCGGTCGGGGACGTCACCGACGACGAACTGCTCGCCATGATCGTGGGCCGGGAGCTGGAGTACACGTTCCCGCCCAAGCACCGCATCCGCGAGGACGAAAGGCCGGTCCTCGACGTGCGCGGTCTCACCGGGGACGGCTTCTCCGATGTCTCGTTCAGTGCCGGCCGCGGCGAGATCATCGGCATCGCCGGTGTCGTCGGGAATGGACAGGAGGGCCTGCTCCGGGCCTTGGCCGGCCTGTCCCGGTTCGACGGCGACGTCCGGATCGGGGAGGACGACTTCTCGGTGCGGCGCCTGCACGACTCCTCGGCTTACATGCCGGCTGACCGGCACCACGAGGGCCTGATGATGACGATGTCGGTGCGGGAGAACGCCGCCGTCGCCGGGCTCGAGCGGTTCCGCATCGGTCGGTTCGTCAGCCGCCGCCGCGAGGCGGAACTCGTCGGCGCGGAATTGACCGGCCTCAACGTCAAGGCGCCGTCGATGGAGGCCCCGGTCACCGCGCTCTCCGGTGGCAACCAGCAGAAGGTCGTGATGGCCCGCGCGCTGCTGTCCCAGCCGGCCATCCTGCTCGCCGACGAACCCACCCAGGGCGTCGACGTGGGTGCGCGGTCGGAGATCTACCGGATCCTCCGCGAGGTCTCCGGCGCAGGTGTGCCGGTGGTGGTGGCGTCGTCGGACGCCAAGGAGCTCGAGGGGCTCTGCGATCGCGTGATCGTGCTCTCCCGCGGGCACGTGGTGGCGACCCTCAGCGGCGAGGAGGTCACCGAGGAGCGCATGGTGCACGCCGCAGTCGCATCCACCACCCTCAAGAAGGAGGACCAGGAGCGGGAGGCCAGCTCGGCGCGCTTCTCCTCCCTCCGCCGCCGGCTCGAGGGGGACTACGCCCCGGTGGCGATCCTGGCCGCCGTCATGGTCGTCCTCGCCGCCTACATCTACTCGCAGAACGACCGGTACTTCCTTCCCTTCAACATCACCTCGGTGACGTTGCTCGTCAGTGCTCTCGGCTTCATCGCACTGGGCCAGACGATCGCGCTGATGGTCGGGGGCATCGACCTCTCGGTGGGGCCGCTGGCCGGCTTCCTGGTCGTGGTGGGCTCGTTCTTCCTGCTCGACGAGTCCTCGGGCGCCACCATGGTTCTGGGACTCCTGCTCATGCTGGGTGCCGCGGCGCTGACGGGAGCGGTCAACGGGTCGCTGATCCGGTTCGGCAAGTTCACCGCCGTCGCCGCGACACTGGCCACCTACATCGCGCTCCAGGGCTTCAGCTTCCTGCTGCGCGACCGGCCCGAGGGGCTGATCAGCCGCTCGGTGACCGACGTCATCACGTACACCGTCGGCCCGGTGCCGGTGGCCTTCATCCTGCTCGTCCTGATCGCCGTCGCCATGGAGTACCTCCTGCGACGCAGTCGCTGGGGGATGCAGCTGCGGGCCGTCGGCTCGAACGAAGAGTCGTCCCGCCGCCTCGGCGTGGCCACCACCCGCACCGTGGTGCTGGCGTTCGTGGCGGTGTCCCTGTTCACGTTCCTCGGGGCGCTGGTCCTGCTGGCCCAGCTGGGCATCGGGGACCCCGCCCAGGGCGTCGGCTACACGCTCAGCAGCATCACGGCGGTGGTCCTGGGTGGCACCAGCCTGCTCGGGGGCCGGGGCAGCTTCATCGGCACCCTCCTGGGAGCCGGGCTCATCGTCCAGCTGCTCAACGCGACGACCTTCCTCGGCCTCACGCAGACCTGGCAGTACATCTTCCAAGGAGGGCTCATCGTCATCGCCGCCGTCGTCTACAGCCAGATCCGCGGTACCCGCCGCAGCGTCGCCCACTGACACGGCGACCGCTCACCCGTTCCACCCGACAGAGAAGGGAGCAGTCCTGTGCGTGCTGCCCGCTACTACGGCAAGGGCGACATCCGAGTCGAGGACGTCACCGAGGCGCAGATCCGCGAGCCCGACGACGTCCTCATCGCACCGTCCTACTGCGGCATCTGCGGGACCGATTTGCACGAGTACGCGGTCGGGCCGATCGTCACCCCGACCACGCCGCACCCGTTGACCGGTGTCACGAACCCGCAGATCCTCGGTCACGAGTTCTCGGCCCGGGTCATCGAGGTCGGTCCGGCGGTCCGGGACGTGCGGCCCGGAGACCGGGTCGCGATCATGCCGGCCATCGTCTGCGGCCGGTGCCGGTACTGCCGGCGCGGCCAGGGTCATCTCTGCGTGCAGTTCGCCTGTACCGGCCTGAGCGCCGAGACCGGCGGGATGGCCGAGCTCGCGGTCGTCAAGGAGTACCAGGTCGCAATGCTGCCTGACGAGGTGTCCGACCTCGAGGGCGCCGTCGTCGAGCCCGCGGCCGTGGCTGCGTACGGCGTCGAGCGCGCCGGCGTCACCGGTGGCGACGTCGTGCTCGTCACGGGAGCCGGGCCGATCGGTGTGCTGACCGCGATGTACGCCGGCGCGGCGGGCGCGTCCTCGGTGATCATCTCGGAGCCGAACGAGAACCGGGCGGCGCTGGCCGCACGGCTCGACATCGGGCACGTCGTCGATCCGACCAAGGGTGAGCTAGCGGACCTGGTCGGCGAACTGACCCATGGCGACGGCGTCGACCTGGCTGTGGAGTGCTCGGGCAGCTCACCGGGACTCGCCAGCTGCGTGACGCTGACCCGCAAGCGGGCGGCGATCGTGCAGACGGGCCTGCACACCAGACCGGCCACCCTCGACGCGATGGCGTTGGCCGAGAAGGACCTGACCCTCTACGGCAGCTGGTGCTGGAACACCACCGACTGGCCGCGGATCATCCGGCTCATCGCCACCGGCCAGTACCCGGTGGCCAAGGCCGTCACGACCGAGATCGCGCTCGACGACGTCGTGCCCCGGGGCTTCGACGCCCTCATCGACCCGCACGGCAACGAGCTCAAGGTGCTCGTCCGCGCCGGTTCCTGACCAGCAGAGAAGGGATGCACCGCCATGACGTCCTTCGGCGACATGCACCACGTCGGGATCACCGTCCGAGACCTCGAGGAGTCGCTCCAGTGGTACGAGCGGGTCTTCGACGTGCAACGGGAATTCGTCGCGACCGGCTCGGGGCCCGAGCTGTCCCGGGCGGTGGGGGTGCCGGACGCCGACCTGAGCTTCGCGTTTCTCCGCTTCGGCAGCTGCGTCATCGAGCTGCTCTGCTACGCCAACGAGCGCCAGGAGACCTTCGATAGGTCCAACGCCGACGTCGGCAGCGCGCACGTGTGCATCGACGTCCCGGACCTGCAGCGGGCCTACGAGAACCTGCGGGCCAAGGGCGTGGAGTTCCTTGCGCCTCCGCTTCCCATCGAGGACGGGCCACTCGAGGGGTGCGCCTTCGCCTACTTCAAGGACCCGAACGGCGTGACGCTCGAGCTCTTCCAGAGCGCCGCGCACGGTCACCCGTGACCGCAGTCCCCACGTCGACGAGCCGCTCCGCCTCACCTGGTGGCACTGGCCGAGAGAGCGAGAACCGATGAACAACCACAGAGCGCTGGTGGTGGGCGCCACCGGCCTGACCGGTCGCAACACCGCCGAGCACCTGGCCGCCACCGGCTGGGAGGTCTACGGCATGTCCCGCCATCCGGGCACGGAGGCCGCCGACGTCCGCCCGGTGGCCGGTGACGCGCTTGATCCGGCGTCCGTCGGCGCCGTGGCCGAGGAGGTCCGGGCCACCCACCTCTTCTACTGCACCTGGCTCCGGCAGGACACGGAGGACCTCAACATCGAGGTCAACGGCGCCATGACCCGGAACACCCTCGACGCGGCAGGTCGGGTCGGCACGCTGGAGCACGTCGCGCTGGTGACCGGGCTCAAGCACTACCTCGGGCCGTTCGAGGCCTACGCCCAGAACCCCGCGCAGCCGCCGTTCCGGGAGAGCCAGCCGCGCCTGGAGTACAAGAACTTCTACTACGACCAGGAGGACATCATCTTCGCGGCCGCGGAGAGGTACGGCTTCCGCTGGTCGGTGCACCGGCCGCATACCGTCGTCGGGTATGCCCTCGGCAACGCGATGAACATGGGCGTCACACTCGCCGTCTACGCGACGATCGCCCGGGAGACCGGGCGGCCGTTCGTCTTCCCGGGGTCCCCGGAGCAGTACGACGGGACGACGGACATCACCGACGCGCGGCTGCTGGCCCGTCACCTCGCCTGGGCTGCCACGTCACCGGCAGGGGCGAACGAGGCGTTCAACACCGTCAACGGCGACACCTTCCAGTGGCGCCGGATGTGGGAGGTCGTGGCCGAGGGGCTCGGCGTGGAGGCCGCGCCCTACTTCGGCCACCCCTCGCCCCTGGTCGAGCAGATGGCCGACGCGCCGGCGGTCTGGCGCGGCATCGCCGAGAAGTACGACCTGGCCGAGCCCAACGTGGACCGGCTCGCCCCGTGGTGGCACACCGACAGCGACCTCGGTCGCACCGTCGAGACGTACGCCGACATGACGAAGAGCCGGGAGGCCGGCTTTTCCGACGTCCAGGACAGCGAGCGCTCGTTCCTGGACCTGTTTGACCGGCTCCGCAAGGCGCGGATCATCCCGGCTCGGTGAGCCCGCAATGAACGTCGAAGGCACTGACGGCTCTCTCGTACGTCGTCATCGCAGTCAGCGGCGGCGAGATCCGGTGCTGATCCCACGTCGCCCCACAACTTCTGACCCCTGCTCTCACTGAGAGGACCGAACCCATGAAGGCCGTCCAGTTCCAAGACGTCGACAAGCTGGCGCTCGCGGAGACCGACACCCCGTCGATCTCGGAAGACGAGGTGCTCGTGACCTCGCGGGCGGTGGGGATCTGCCACTCCGACTTCGAGCTGCTCGAGGGGCGCTACATCATCCCGTTCGACTACCCGATCGTCCCGGGCCACGAGTGGGCCGGCGAGATCGTCGAGGTCGGCCGCGCCGTCACCGACTTCAAGCCCGGTGACCGCGTGGTGGGGGAGTGCGTCATCGGGGAGGACCACTTCGGGTTCTCCATCTCCGGTGCTGCGGCCGAGTACTTCGTGGCCCGGCCGGAGTGGCTGCACCGCGTGCCGGAGGAGCTGACCGACACCCAGGCCGCGCTCGTCGAGCCGTTCAGCTGTGCCTATTTCGCGGCCATGCGGGCGGACAACCTCAACGCCAGCGACACGGCCGTCGTCTTCGGTGCCGGCCCGATCGGGCTGAGCTGCGTGGCCGTCGCCTCGGCGCTGGGTGCCCGGGTCATCGTCGCCGAACCCAACGCCTCCCGGGCGGATCTGGCGCGGCGGCTCGGCGCCGACGAGGTCGTCGATCCGACGGCCGACGGCTTCCTCGACGCGATGCAGGAGCTGACCCGGGGCCAGGGAGCCGACGTGGTGCTGGAGGCCTCCGGACAGCCGGCCGCCATGGCCGCGACGCTGGAGGTGGCCGGTCTCAACGCGCGACTGGTCAACATCGGCATCGACGTCGGCCGCAGCGCGCCGGCGCAGCTCGGTCTCATCCAGTCCAAGCAGCTGCAGATCCGGGGCAGCATCGGTTCCCCGGGGGTGTGGCCGCAGACGCTGCGCTTCCTCGCCCGCACCGGGATCGACCTCTCCCCCATGGTGACGCGTCGTTTCGGTTTGGACGAGGCCCCCGACGCCTACGCCGCCGCCCGGCAGACCGGGGAGAACATCAAGGTGCACATCGAGAACCGGAGTCAGCGGTGAAGGCCCTCGTCCTGCACGCCGCGGGAGACGCCCGGATCGAGGAGCGCCCCGAGCCGCCGGCCCCGGGCCTCGGCGACGTGAGGCTCAGGGTCGTGCGAGCGG encodes the following:
- a CDS encoding substrate-binding domain-containing protein; this encodes MNRPKFPAKPLTLLSVGVLTLAACGGGSDDTQAASGGAAANGDVPSWCGPDEIVLGMTDGFGGNSWRLITTASARAEAAKCPSVAEFQYADGQGDTQKAIADIQGMVATGVDALVSFPDAGEAMLPALRSAKNAGVVTVPYRVDPGGEPGEDYDAFIGSDFEEAGRLWGEWIKEVLPEGGNVLFLGGPPGNSQSLAEAEGLHEVLDPTGKYTFIGEQPFEVTNWDPAETQQVLTSAIAQNPEIDVIVSDFGPSLVGALPVFERSGRSIPAIATSDGNALACFWEENQEANPDFELFTVSTQNDHSRLAIQHAVARATGGEVPADDVYPSTAFENSLTGSPNPVTCEPELPGDIYLSAEMPAEEQADVIE
- a CDS encoding ATP-binding cassette domain-containing protein: MTEQKEQAPVALARPTMILSGISKSYGAVSALSDVSIELLPGEVHALLGENGAGKSTLMGVASGTTQPDTGTVEVGGDVISALDPAMAGRLGIAIVHQHPAVLPDLTVAENIRVAVPREHLQFAGDEASAMRQLLSDVGSTAHLEDRVAGLSVAQKHLLELAKALALRPKLLILDEPTAPLGQDAVDLLFDRVRTAARSGTAVVYITHRLAEVRELADRVTVLRDGRNRGTVAVGDVTDDELLAMIVGRELEYTFPPKHRIREDERPVLDVRGLTGDGFSDVSFSAGRGEIIGIAGVVGNGQEGLLRALAGLSRFDGDVRIGEDDFSVRRLHDSSAYMPADRHHEGLMMTMSVRENAAVAGLERFRIGRFVSRRREAELVGAELTGLNVKAPSMEAPVTALSGGNQQKVVMARALLSQPAILLADEPTQGVDVGARSEIYRILREVSGAGVPVVVASSDAKELEGLCDRVIVLSRGHVVATLSGEEVTEERMVHAAVASTTLKKEDQEREASSARFSSLRRRLEGDYAPVAILAAVMVVLAAYIYSQNDRYFLPFNITSVTLLVSALGFIALGQTIALMVGGIDLSVGPLAGFLVVVGSFFLLDESSGATMVLGLLLMLGAAALTGAVNGSLIRFGKFTAVAATLATYIALQGFSFLLRDRPEGLISRSVTDVITYTVGPVPVAFILLVLIAVAMEYLLRRSRWGMQLRAVGSNEESSRRLGVATTRTVVLAFVAVSLFTFLGALVLLAQLGIGDPAQGVGYTLSSITAVVLGGTSLLGGRGSFIGTLLGAGLIVQLLNATTFLGLTQTWQYIFQGGLIVIAAVVYSQIRGTRRSVAH
- a CDS encoding alcohol dehydrogenase catalytic domain-containing protein, which codes for MRAARYYGKGDIRVEDVTEAQIREPDDVLIAPSYCGICGTDLHEYAVGPIVTPTTPHPLTGVTNPQILGHEFSARVIEVGPAVRDVRPGDRVAIMPAIVCGRCRYCRRGQGHLCVQFACTGLSAETGGMAELAVVKEYQVAMLPDEVSDLEGAVVEPAAVAAYGVERAGVTGGDVVLVTGAGPIGVLTAMYAGAAGASSVIISEPNENRAALAARLDIGHVVDPTKGELADLVGELTHGDGVDLAVECSGSSPGLASCVTLTRKRAAIVQTGLHTRPATLDAMALAEKDLTLYGSWCWNTTDWPRIIRLIATGQYPVAKAVTTEIALDDVVPRGFDALIDPHGNELKVLVRAGS
- a CDS encoding VOC family protein — protein: MTSFGDMHHVGITVRDLEESLQWYERVFDVQREFVATGSGPELSRAVGVPDADLSFAFLRFGSCVIELLCYANERQETFDRSNADVGSAHVCIDVPDLQRAYENLRAKGVEFLAPPLPIEDGPLEGCAFAYFKDPNGVTLELFQSAAHGHP
- a CDS encoding SDR family oxidoreductase, which gives rise to MNNHRALVVGATGLTGRNTAEHLAATGWEVYGMSRHPGTEAADVRPVAGDALDPASVGAVAEEVRATHLFYCTWLRQDTEDLNIEVNGAMTRNTLDAAGRVGTLEHVALVTGLKHYLGPFEAYAQNPAQPPFRESQPRLEYKNFYYDQEDIIFAAAERYGFRWSVHRPHTVVGYALGNAMNMGVTLAVYATIARETGRPFVFPGSPEQYDGTTDITDARLLARHLAWAATSPAGANEAFNTVNGDTFQWRRMWEVVAEGLGVEAAPYFGHPSPLVEQMADAPAVWRGIAEKYDLAEPNVDRLAPWWHTDSDLGRTVETYADMTKSREAGFSDVQDSERSFLDLFDRLRKARIIPAR
- a CDS encoding zinc-dependent alcohol dehydrogenase encodes the protein MKAVQFQDVDKLALAETDTPSISEDEVLVTSRAVGICHSDFELLEGRYIIPFDYPIVPGHEWAGEIVEVGRAVTDFKPGDRVVGECVIGEDHFGFSISGAAAEYFVARPEWLHRVPEELTDTQAALVEPFSCAYFAAMRADNLNASDTAVVFGAGPIGLSCVAVASALGARVIVAEPNASRADLARRLGADEVVDPTADGFLDAMQELTRGQGADVVLEASGQPAAMAATLEVAGLNARLVNIGIDVGRSAPAQLGLIQSKQLQIRGSIGSPGVWPQTLRFLARTGIDLSPMVTRRFGLDEAPDAYAAARQTGENIKVHIENRSQR